One stretch of Eupeodes corollae chromosome 2, idEupCoro1.1, whole genome shotgun sequence DNA includes these proteins:
- the LOC129947165 gene encoding zinc finger protein ubi-d4 A, which produces MSSALDIQISNPPNLEKIENFLKDSTYRETIEVSANFNTRLCIERRLRLPFLDPQTGVAQNHSNLFMDKRQRMPGFRQGQIYTYPAARWRKSRRQYLSKMYRFPDRPFQALRKEESVSLVIPAAGVAAAAAAAAVSIPLPPTIPTEPEFNGALLEESSSLGGAGDTSDSKDSQQHLKEELPKEWFYDDMDINEIDSLEEPKSPADDEYDYDPRYGNKKRRKRRPGKKSLGTPTETSRKSRSSGTGAGASGSRGGRGRRKTPKDATSRLLDPPSPGIGTEPPSFETAAAAVGDIAADDHGDLRNYRKYL; this is translated from the exons atGTCGTCCGCATTGGATATACAAATATCTAATCCACCTAATTTGGAGAAGATTGAGAACTTCCTCAAGGACTCCACATACAGGGAAACGATAGAAGTTAGTGCTAACTTCAATACTAGATTATGCATCGAACGGAGACTGCGGCTGCCATTTCTTGATCCGCAAACGGGCGTCGCACAAAATCATTCCAATTTGTTTATGGACAAAAGGCAACGAATGCCCGGCTTCCGGCAGGGACAGATATACACGTATCCAGCGGCGAGGTGGCGCAAGAGCCGTCGACAGTACTTGAGTAAAATGTACAG ATTTCCCGATCGACCCTTTCAAGCACTGCGTAAGGAAGAGTCAGTTAGCTTAGTGATTCCTGCAGCAGGAGTTGCAGCAGCTGCCGCAGCGGCAGCAGTTAGTATTCCTCTACCTCCAACGATTCCAACCGAACCGGAATTCAATGGAGCATTGCTGGAAGAATCATCATCACTTGGTGGAGCTGGTGATACATCCGATAGCAAAGACAGCCAGCAACATCTCAAAGAAGAACTACCTAAAGAATGGTTCTACGATGAtatggatatcaatgaaatcgATTCACTGGAAGAGCCAAAGTCTCCAGCTGACGACGAATACGACTATGACCCACGTTACGGTAATAAAAAACGAAGAAAGCGACGACCGGGTAAAAAATCCCTGGGAACCCCAACAGAAACAAGTCGAAAGAGTCGATCGAGTGGAACTGGAGCGGGTGCAAGTGGCAGTCGTGGTGGCCGAGGTCGACGCAAGACGCCCAAAGACGCTACAAGCCGTCTTTTAGATCCTCCCAGCCCCGGAATAGGTACAGAGCCGCCATCGTTTGAAACAGCTGCGGCAGCGGTAGGAGATATTGCCGCCGACGATCACGGCGATCTGCGCAACTACCGAAAGTACCTGTGA